One stretch of Zingiber officinale cultivar Zhangliang chromosome 6B, Zo_v1.1, whole genome shotgun sequence DNA includes these proteins:
- the LOC121992850 gene encoding AT-rich interactive domain-containing protein 2-like, whose amino-acid sequence MSFLAADSHLDVAEILRKLHSVGFCSRLDVTDAGSETSSALFDRVLSAFLKEANRRGELRPLPAMVGDGRPVDMWKLYCSVRDMGGYDRVSADSGWASVAQALGVESRCGSMVKLVFFKYLDALERWVMLASGKQVKGQQSGYQNLNHSNAKVTIKQSPMLSCSLEDQFLSPLKGCGCCLKTGTNGNEYDNSDSLMLELSSVKGGSNRCKRKQQTLVRLLRWVRNTAKNPIYCHVGKTQLTDVRQSKNIVAMENYAGALLARKALFQKVVNQTGSEANHQKEANSINCVDVNGTISHTTESSQSVKEKSSSTTLACNDAQHTTHSMYLDNIDDWHFGVQRQKEVPVGLSFQAEVLDWTDWPSVSADSSDELKWLGTRLWPPEGQENMPLFNDPAIGRGRQDTCECNFPRSVECTRFHIAEKRFQLNHELGPAFHFWGFRNMGEEVTLSWTKDEQLKFKTVVHLNRPSKGKNFWKWLKIYFPHRKWTSLVSYYFNVFVLERRRYQNRVTCHNIDSDDDDIEFCFSNPMGQDRVTVNDSSSIVCALNEQFMDLPHEL is encoded by the exons ATGAGTTTCTTGGCGGCGGATTCCCATCTGGACGTCGCGGAGATCCTTCGCAAGCTCCACAGCGTCGGCTTTTGCTCTCGTCTCGATGTGACGGATGCTGGCTCCGAGACTTCGAGCGCGCTCTTCGATCGGGTCCTGTCGGCCTTCTTGAAGGAGGCCAATCGGAGAGGGGAGCTCCGCCCGCTGCCGGCCATGGTCGGCGATGGGCGTCCCGTCGATATGTGGAAGCTCTACTGCTCCGTGCGAGATATGGGCGGCTATGATCGGGTGTCTGCGGACTCCGGATGGGCTTCGGTGGCACAGGCGCTTGGGGTGGAGTCGAGGTGCGGTTCGATGGTGAAATTGGTGTTCTTTAAGTACTTGGATGCGCTCGAGAGGTGGGTGATGCTAGCATCGGGGAAGCAGGTCAAAGGGCAACAGAGTGGATACCAAAATCTGAATCACTCTAATGCAAAAGTAACTATAAAACAATCGCCAATGCTTTCATGTTCACTAGAAGATCAGTTCTTGTCTCCATTAAAGGGATGTGGATGCTGTTTGAAGACTGGCAccaatgggaatgagtatgacaACAGTGATAGTCTAATGTTGGAATTGAGCTCAGTTAAGGGTGGAAGCAATCGTTGCAAAAGGAAGCAGCAAACTTTGGTTCGATTGCTTCGTTGGGTGAGAAATACCGCAAAAAATCCTATTTACTGTCATGTTGGGAAAACACAATTAACTGATGTTAGACAAAGTAAGAACATTGTGGCTATGGAGAACTATGCTGGTGCTCTTCTGGCTAGGAAGGCATTGTTTCAGAAAGTAGTGAATCAAACTGGCTCCGAAGCGAACCATCAGAAG GAAGCAAACTCCATCAATTGTGTCGATGTTAATGGTACCATTTCCCATACCACTGAGTCATCTCAGTCTGTTAAAGAAAAATCTAGTTCAACAACTTTGGCATGCAATGATGCCCAACATACAACTCATAGTATGTACTTAGATAACATAGATGATTGGCATTTTGGCGTTCAACGACAGAAGGAAGTACCAGTGGGCTTGTCCTTCCAAGCAGAAGTTCTTGATTGGACTGACTGGCCATCTGTATCTGCTGATTCTTCAGATGAGCTGAAATGGTTAGGTACACGGCTCTGGCCTCCTGAAGGTCAAGAGAACATGCCATTATTTAATGATCCTGCTATTGGAAGAGGTAGACAAGATACTTGTGAATGTAACTTTCCCAGATCAGTTGAGTGCACCAGATTTCACATCGCCGAGAAGAGATTTCAATTGAACCATGAATTGGGTCCAGCTTTTCATTTTTGGGGATTTAGAAATATGGGTGAGGAAGTCACACTTTCATGGACAAAAGATGAACAATTGAAGTTCAAGACCGTTGTTCACCTGAATCGGCCATCAAAGGGCAAAAACTTCTGGAAGTGGCTTAAAATATATTTCCCTCACAGAAAGTGGACTAGTTTAGTAAGCTACTACTTCAATGTGTTTGTCCTCGAGCGCCGAAGGTACCAAAACCGGGTAACATGCCACAACATTGATAGTGATGATGATGACATTGAGTTTTGCTTTAGTAATCCGATGGGTCAAGATAGAGTTACAGTTAACGACTCGAGTTCTATCGTTTGTGCTCTGAATGAGCAATTTATGGATTTGCCACATGAGCTTTGA